A genome region from Halorussus pelagicus includes the following:
- the fen gene encoding flap endonuclease-1: MGNTDLRQLAVLSEVPFDELEGSVVAVDAHNWLYKYLTTTVKWTRDEIYTTDDGTEVANLIGVVQGLPKFFENDLTPVFVFDGAVTDHKSAEIEQRREERAKREEKLEEARERGDAVEIARLDAHTQRLTNTIQRTTRELFDHLDVPYIEAPAEGESQAAHMARTGAVDYCGTEDYDALLLGAPLTLRQLTSKGDPELMDFEATLDEHDVTWEQLVDIGILCGTDFNEGVSGVGPKTALKEVREYGDIWGVLEARGASIEKDVDVIRDLFLNPTVSDDYEFDAEMDPDLEAAREYVVEEWEVAEDEVERGFERIEESVVQTGLDNWT, from the coding sequence ATGGGAAACACGGACCTGCGCCAACTGGCGGTTCTCTCGGAAGTCCCCTTCGACGAGTTGGAGGGGAGCGTCGTCGCGGTTGACGCCCACAACTGGCTCTACAAGTACCTCACGACGACGGTGAAGTGGACGCGGGACGAAATCTACACGACCGACGACGGCACGGAGGTCGCCAACCTCATCGGCGTCGTGCAGGGCCTGCCGAAGTTCTTCGAGAACGACCTCACGCCGGTGTTCGTCTTCGACGGTGCGGTCACCGACCACAAGTCCGCGGAAATCGAACAGCGCCGCGAGGAGCGCGCCAAGCGCGAGGAAAAACTCGAAGAAGCCCGCGAGAGGGGCGACGCGGTCGAAATCGCTCGCCTCGACGCCCACACCCAGCGCCTGACCAACACCATCCAGCGGACCACCCGCGAACTGTTCGACCACCTCGACGTGCCCTACATCGAGGCACCCGCGGAGGGGGAGTCCCAAGCCGCGCACATGGCCCGCACGGGCGCGGTCGATTACTGCGGGACTGAGGACTACGACGCGCTCCTGTTGGGCGCGCCCCTCACGCTCCGCCAACTGACCAGCAAGGGCGACCCCGAACTGATGGACTTCGAGGCGACCCTCGACGAACACGATGTGACGTGGGAGCAACTGGTGGATATCGGCATCCTCTGTGGCACGGACTTCAACGAAGGAGTGTCGGGCGTCGGGCCGAAGACAGCCCTGAAGGAGGTCAGGGAGTACGGCGACATCTGGGGCGTCTTGGAGGCCCGCGGCGCGAGCATCGAGAAGGACGTGGACGTGATTCGGGACCTGTTCTTGAACCCGACCGTCTCGGACGACTACGAGTTCGACGCCGAGATGGACCCCGACTTGGAGGCAGCGCGAGAGTACGTCGTCGAGGAGTGGGAAGTCGCTGAAGACGAAGTGGAACGCGGTTTCGAGCGCATCGAGGAGTCCGTCGTACAGACGGGGCTGGACAACTGGACGTAA
- a CDS encoding DUF7331 family protein yields MSDYANPGDELDRAEAALPEPSETEAPIEAYETEDGVVFYDAENPLAWLKAGRPLTLKEQI; encoded by the coding sequence ATGTCCGACTACGCCAACCCCGGCGACGAACTGGACCGTGCGGAAGCGGCGCTTCCCGAACCCTCGGAGACGGAAGCACCCATCGAAGCCTACGAGACGGAGGACGGCGTCGTATTCTATGACGCGGAAAATCCGTTGGCGTGGTTGAAGGCGGGCCGACCGCTGACACTCAAAGAACAGATCTGA
- a CDS encoding TlpA family protein disulfide reductase has product MNRRRALLALGGFGLTGASAWVLQNGVGETGDGLPIRVETMDAPGSSAGNARVPADGTVTVVDLFATWCAPCEEQMHALGTVREEYGDEVSMVSVTNERMGGSLTRGDVRDWWRDNDGEWTLGLDPASDLMSALGAGSIPHVAVFDAAGEVRWQEGGLTDAATLRTEIDRALREQ; this is encoded by the coding sequence ATGAATCGACGCCGCGCCCTGCTCGCGCTCGGGGGATTCGGTCTCACCGGCGCGAGCGCGTGGGTCCTCCAAAACGGCGTGGGCGAGACCGGAGACGGTCTCCCCATTCGCGTCGAGACGATGGACGCGCCGGGGTCGTCGGCGGGGAACGCCCGCGTTCCCGCCGACGGAACCGTGACAGTCGTGGACCTGTTTGCGACGTGGTGTGCGCCCTGCGAAGAGCAGATGCACGCGCTCGGCACGGTCCGCGAGGAGTACGGCGACGAGGTGTCGATGGTCTCGGTCACGAACGAGCGCATGGGCGGGTCGCTCACGCGAGGCGACGTTCGGGACTGGTGGCGCGACAACGACGGCGAGTGGACGCTCGGTCTCGACCCGGCCAGCGACCTCATGTCCGCGCTCGGCGCGGGGTCTATCCCTCACGTCGCCGTCTTCGACGCCGCGGGCGAGGTCCGCTGGCAGGAGGGCGGTCTCACCGACGCGGCGACGCTCCGGACCGAAATCGACCGCGCGCTCCGAGAGCAATGA
- the msrA gene encoding peptide-methionine (S)-S-oxide reductase MsrA, producing the protein MTTNSATLAGGCFWCTEAAFKELDGVEEVTSGYAGGHVEDPTYEEVCSGDTGHAEVVQIEYDPDVLSFEDVLKVFFTVHDPTQLNRQGPDVGTQYRSAVFAHDDDQRATVERFVEELEAEGAYDEDDIVTEIELLDTFYEAEEHHQDYYEKNPNDQYCSIQAEPKVQKVREKFGEKATQ; encoded by the coding sequence ATGACGACGAACAGCGCCACCCTCGCCGGTGGCTGTTTCTGGTGTACCGAGGCGGCGTTCAAGGAACTCGACGGCGTCGAGGAAGTCACGTCCGGCTACGCGGGCGGCCACGTCGAGGACCCGACCTACGAGGAAGTCTGCTCGGGCGACACCGGACACGCGGAGGTCGTGCAGATCGAGTACGACCCCGACGTGTTGAGCTTCGAGGACGTGCTGAAGGTGTTTTTCACGGTCCACGACCCCACCCAACTCAACCGGCAGGGACCGGACGTGGGCACCCAGTATCGGTCGGCGGTCTTCGCCCACGACGACGACCAGCGCGCGACCGTCGAGCGCTTCGTCGAGGAGTTGGAGGCCGAAGGTGCCTACGACGAGGACGACATCGTTACCGAAATCGAACTCCTCGACACGTTCTACGAGGCCGAGGAGCACCATCAGGACTACTACGAGAAAAACCCGAACGACCAGTACTGTTCGATTCAGGCCGAACCGAAGGTCCAGAAGGTCCGCGAGAAGTTCGGCGAGAAGGCGACGCAGTAG
- a CDS encoding DUF7322 domain-containing protein produces the protein MAPDDSKPNDRDDPVADLLPEDPTEAETDLIPDDPSENLAPDPPQVPDTSQNDADPELKQQFWSLVLLFNVALFGMSLGLMLVGFEGRWQVGGALVAVGAFAFLRGWRRYRIVQREIESDDEDNGEADDSDADSEDDGVTDGETNPATDDGKTDAESADSELQKD, from the coding sequence GTGGCTCCCGACGACTCGAAGCCGAACGACCGCGACGACCCGGTAGCGGACTTGCTCCCCGAGGACCCCACGGAGGCCGAGACCGACCTGATTCCCGACGACCCCTCGGAGAATCTCGCTCCGGACCCGCCACAGGTCCCCGACACGTCTCAGAACGACGCCGACCCGGAACTCAAACAGCAGTTCTGGTCGCTGGTTCTTCTCTTCAACGTCGCGCTGTTCGGCATGAGTCTCGGCCTGATGCTCGTCGGCTTCGAGGGACGCTGGCAGGTCGGCGGTGCGCTGGTTGCCGTCGGTGCGTTCGCGTTCCTCCGCGGGTGGCGTCGCTATCGGATCGTCCAGCGCGAGATAGAGAGCGACGACGAGGACAATGGAGAGGCCGACGACAGCGACGCTGACAGCGAGGACGATGGGGTGACCGACGGCGAGACTAACCCCGCGACCGACGACGGGAAAACCGACGCCGAGTCCGCCGACTCGGAACTTCAGAAGGACTAA
- a CDS encoding DUF7346 family protein: protein MRTVRDESGDLFLLLTESSDACKVRDPETGEETYRGCDELERVSGESPLATAARAVPESARAVLTATPDERALGLLIDLRERGPHSVRHLLSATDLCESDLLGLLTEFRAGGLVEETDVMGERGYATTDRANEGLALLTDE, encoded by the coding sequence ATGCGAACTGTCCGGGACGAGTCCGGCGACCTGTTCTTGTTACTCACCGAGTCGAGCGACGCCTGCAAAGTTCGGGACCCCGAGACAGGGGAGGAGACGTATCGCGGCTGCGACGAACTCGAACGTGTCTCCGGGGAGTCGCCGCTGGCGACGGCGGCCCGCGCAGTTCCGGAGTCGGCCCGAGCGGTCCTGACCGCGACGCCCGACGAGCGCGCGCTCGGCCTGTTGATCGACCTCCGCGAGCGCGGTCCTCACTCGGTCCGCCACCTGCTCTCGGCGACCGACCTCTGCGAGAGCGACCTGCTCGGTCTGCTCACGGAGTTTCGCGCGGGCGGTCTGGTCGAGGAAACCGACGTGATGGGCGAACGTGGCTACGCGACGACCGACCGAGCGAACGAGGGGCTGGCGCTGCTGACCGACGAGTAG
- a CDS encoding cytochrome c biogenesis protein CcdA: MTSAEFAGALAFAASTGVTTFFAPCAFPLLPGYVGYYVERSDDTSGVPSAGAAAGGALVALGAIAALAFALGRTLTSALPLFEPLVGAGLVAFGALTLAGRVPDLRVALPERPRSVLGFGVFGAVYAVAAAGCVAPLFLGVVTQALAFSPARGVAVVGVYAGGVAAPLVGVTLLASAGVETWRDLGRYAGSLERAAAVVMILAGLGQLYLSVVVLDVL; encoded by the coding sequence GTGACGAGCGCGGAGTTCGCTGGTGCGCTCGCGTTCGCAGCTAGCACCGGCGTGACGACGTTCTTCGCTCCCTGCGCGTTCCCGCTGTTGCCGGGGTACGTGGGCTACTACGTCGAGCGCAGCGACGACACCTCTGGCGTCCCCTCCGCGGGGGCGGCCGCCGGGGGCGCGCTGGTCGCGCTCGGCGCAATCGCCGCCCTCGCGTTCGCGCTCGGTCGGACTCTCACCTCGGCGCTCCCGCTCTTCGAACCGCTGGTCGGCGCGGGACTGGTTGCGTTCGGCGCGCTGACGCTGGCGGGTCGCGTGCCCGACCTCCGGGTCGCGCTCCCCGAGCGCCCGCGGTCGGTTCTGGGCTTCGGCGTCTTCGGCGCGGTGTACGCCGTCGCGGCCGCGGGATGCGTCGCGCCGCTGTTCCTCGGCGTCGTGACCCAAGCCCTCGCGTTCTCGCCCGCCCGCGGCGTCGCCGTCGTCGGCGTCTACGCGGGCGGCGTCGCGGCCCCGCTCGTGGGCGTTACCCTGCTGGCGAGCGCGGGCGTCGAGACGTGGCGTGACCTCGGACGCTACGCCGGGTCGCTGGAGCGCGCGGCCGCGGTCGTGATGATTCTTGCGGGTCTCGGGCAACTGTACCTCTCGGTCGTCGTGCTGGACGTGCTGTGA
- the rad50 gene encoding DNA double-strand break repair ATPase Rad50 → MKFNRVRLRNFKCYADADLELDPGVTVIHGLNGSGKSSLLEACFFALYGAKALDRTLDDVVTIGEEEAIIELWFTHDGGDFHVRRRIRATGERATTAECVLETPDDTVEGARDVRREVTNLFRMDSEAFVNCAYVRQGEVNKLINASPGQRQDMIDDLLQLGKLEEYRERASKARRGVTSVLDDKRGSLSELENQIEQKEDKNLHERLNDRKSALKETESEIERFEDNEETARETREQAVEVLETYEEKREELESLEADIGELESEIGQTERERTEHGERVSELRERIDDLESQTADLLAETDLDSADEETIEARLDELDAEDEALQSELTDAETQAQMFDTQSGNLAEKAAELASRASEKRERADELDAEAEEAEADLDSYREKLETLGEKIETEKETFEDAPVEFGEAESYLETRREELTDLREREQDLTAELTSLRDSIEEAEGLLDEGKCPECGQPVEDSPHVDSLAEDRERADELDAELAGVREEREQTEESVEEAKRLREAEQTVENTRENRRNVEQLVENREASVAEKREEAAELREAADEHEADAEDKRADAEQLQEKADDRAARVEELETEREKIDAKRERLDEIRSVREDIADAENEVERHREKRANLEEQNDLRRDRLADKRERRNDLRESYDERKVETAREDKAEAEEYLENVAVKLDELREKRDDLQSAIGGVEGEIEELERLRDRRDDLAERVESLAELRDEAAELQEMYGDLRSELRQRNVEQLEEMLNEVFDLVYQNDSYARIELDGEYELTVYQKDGESLDPEQLSGGERALFNLSLRCAIYRLLSEGIEGTAPMPPLILDEPTVFLDSGHVSQLAELIESMRQLGVEQIVVVSHDDELVAAADDVVWVEKDSVSNRSTVERRERALEAAD, encoded by the coding sequence ATGAAGTTCAACCGCGTGCGCCTGCGGAACTTCAAGTGCTACGCCGACGCCGACCTCGAACTCGACCCCGGCGTCACCGTCATCCACGGCCTGAACGGGAGCGGCAAGTCCTCGTTGCTGGAGGCCTGCTTCTTCGCGCTCTACGGCGCGAAGGCCCTCGACAGGACGCTGGACGACGTGGTGACAATCGGTGAAGAAGAGGCCATCATCGAACTCTGGTTTACCCACGACGGCGGCGACTTCCACGTCCGGCGGCGGATTCGGGCGACCGGCGAGCGCGCGACGACCGCCGAATGCGTTCTCGAAACGCCCGACGACACCGTTGAGGGTGCCCGCGACGTGCGCCGGGAAGTGACGAACCTCTTCCGGATGGATTCGGAGGCGTTCGTCAACTGCGCGTACGTCCGGCAGGGCGAGGTCAACAAACTCATCAACGCCTCGCCGGGCCAGCGCCAAGACATGATAGACGACCTGCTCCAACTCGGAAAGTTGGAGGAGTACCGCGAGCGCGCCAGCAAGGCCCGTCGCGGAGTCACGTCAGTGCTGGACGACAAGCGCGGCAGTCTCTCGGAGTTAGAGAATCAAATCGAACAGAAGGAGGACAAGAACCTCCACGAACGCCTGAACGACCGCAAATCCGCGCTCAAAGAGACCGAGAGCGAAATCGAGCGCTTCGAGGACAACGAGGAGACGGCCCGCGAGACCCGCGAGCAGGCCGTCGAAGTGCTGGAGACCTACGAGGAGAAGCGCGAGGAGTTGGAGTCGTTGGAAGCGGACATCGGGGAGTTGGAGTCCGAAATCGGCCAAACCGAGCGCGAGCGGACCGAACACGGCGAGCGCGTCAGCGAACTCCGCGAGCGAATCGACGACCTCGAATCGCAAACCGCGGACCTGCTGGCCGAGACCGACCTCGATTCGGCCGACGAGGAGACCATCGAGGCGCGACTGGACGAACTCGACGCCGAGGACGAGGCGTTGCAGTCGGAACTCACCGACGCGGAGACCCAAGCCCAGATGTTCGACACGCAATCCGGAAACCTCGCCGAGAAGGCCGCGGAACTGGCGTCGCGCGCAAGCGAGAAGCGCGAGCGCGCCGACGAACTCGACGCCGAGGCCGAGGAGGCCGAGGCGGACCTCGACTCGTACCGCGAGAAACTGGAAACGCTCGGCGAGAAAATCGAGACCGAGAAGGAGACGTTCGAGGACGCGCCCGTCGAGTTCGGCGAGGCCGAGTCGTACCTCGAAACCCGCCGCGAGGAACTGACCGACCTCCGGGAGCGCGAACAGGACCTCACCGCCGAACTGACCAGTTTGCGCGACAGCATCGAGGAGGCCGAAGGACTGCTCGACGAAGGGAAATGTCCCGAGTGTGGCCAACCTGTCGAGGACTCGCCCCACGTCGATTCGCTGGCCGAGGACCGCGAGCGCGCCGACGAACTCGACGCCGAACTCGCCGGAGTTCGGGAAGAGCGCGAGCAGACGGAGGAAAGTGTAGAAGAAGCGAAACGACTCCGCGAGGCCGAGCAGACCGTCGAGAACACGCGGGAAAACCGCCGGAACGTCGAGCAGTTGGTCGAGAACAGGGAAGCGTCGGTCGCCGAGAAGCGCGAGGAGGCCGCCGAGTTACGCGAGGCGGCCGACGAACACGAGGCCGACGCCGAGGACAAGCGCGCGGACGCCGAACAACTCCAGGAGAAGGCAGACGACCGGGCGGCCCGCGTCGAGGAGTTGGAGACCGAGCGCGAGAAAATCGACGCCAAGCGGGAGCGACTAGACGAGATTCGGTCGGTCCGCGAGGACATCGCGGACGCCGAAAACGAGGTCGAGCGCCACCGCGAGAAGCGCGCGAACCTCGAAGAGCAAAACGACCTGCGCCGGGACCGACTCGCCGACAAGCGCGAGCGCCGCAACGACCTCCGGGAGAGCTACGACGAGCGGAAAGTCGAGACCGCCCGCGAGGACAAAGCGGAGGCTGAGGAGTATCTGGAGAACGTCGCGGTGAAGTTGGACGAACTCCGAGAAAAGCGCGACGACCTCCAGAGCGCCATCGGCGGCGTTGAGGGCGAAATCGAGGAACTCGAACGCCTGCGTGACCGACGCGACGACCTCGCCGAGCGCGTCGAGTCGCTTGCGGAACTGCGCGACGAGGCCGCCGAGTTGCAGGAGATGTACGGCGACCTCCGGTCGGAACTCCGCCAGCGCAACGTCGAGCAGTTAGAGGAGATGCTGAACGAGGTATTCGACCTCGTCTACCAGAACGACTCGTACGCGCGCATCGAACTCGACGGCGAGTACGAGTTGACGGTCTACCAGAAGGACGGCGAGTCGCTGGACCCCGAACAGCTCTCGGGCGGCGAGCGCGCGCTGTTCAACCTGAGCCTGCGGTGTGCCATCTATCGGTTGCTCTCGGAGGGTATCGAAGGGACCGCGCCGATGCCGCCGCTGATTCTGGACGAACCGACGGTCTTCCTCGACTCGGGGCACGTCTCGCAACTCGCCGAACTCATCGAGTCGATGCGGCAACTCGGCGTCGAGCAGATCGTCGTCGTGAGCCACGACGACGAACTCGTCGCGGCGGCCGACGACGTGGTGTGGGTCGAGAAGGACTCGGTGTCGAACCGCTCGACGGTCGAGCGCCGGGAGCGCGCACTGGAAGCGGCCGACTGA
- a CDS encoding SCO family protein, whose product MNRRDYLRTATAVGLAGSVAGCTGLLDGDGNPNVTLGEPDREVDASSEDLPYPAWGQKVPDVSVPVPLEDRTVSLRSIDKASLVTFFYSHCNTVCPVLISAMRNIQTHSLNEGYADEVAFFPTTFDPARDDADRFRAYADEMNVDTDAGNWHFLRPESKDRAKAVVQEQFGVRFDRTEPEDMDMYMFAHSALTFLVNADGYVERAYRSKSPDADQIISDLEDIRT is encoded by the coding sequence ATGAACCGGCGCGACTATCTTCGGACTGCAACCGCGGTCGGACTCGCGGGAAGTGTTGCGGGATGTACGGGCTTGCTCGACGGCGACGGAAACCCGAACGTGACGCTGGGCGAACCGGACCGCGAAGTCGATGCCAGTAGCGAGGACCTGCCCTATCCGGCGTGGGGCCAGAAGGTGCCGGATGTCTCGGTTCCGGTCCCGCTGGAGGACCGGACGGTCAGCCTTCGGAGCATCGACAAAGCGAGCCTTGTGACCTTCTTTTACAGTCACTGTAACACCGTGTGTCCGGTCCTCATCTCTGCCATGCGGAACATACAGACTCACTCGCTGAACGAGGGCTACGCCGACGAGGTGGCGTTCTTCCCGACGACGTTCGACCCGGCCCGCGACGACGCCGACCGTTTCCGGGCCTACGCCGACGAGATGAACGTGGACACCGACGCCGGAAACTGGCACTTCCTTCGGCCCGAATCGAAAGATCGCGCGAAGGCGGTCGTCCAAGAGCAGTTCGGCGTCCGCTTCGACCGGACCGAACCCGAAGACATGGACATGTACATGTTCGCTCACAGCGCGCTCACGTTTCTCGTCAACGCCGACGGCTACGTCGAGCGCGCCTATCGGTCGAAATCGCCCGACGCCGACCAGATAATCTCGGACCTCGAAGACATTCGAACATGA
- the mre11 gene encoding DNA double-strand break repair protein Mre11 yields MTRVIHTGDTHLGYQQYHSPERREDFLRAFEQVVTDAIEENVDAVVHAGDLFHDRRPDLNALHGTISVLRRLREADIPFLAVVGNHEGTRGRQWLDLFEMLGLATRLGDDPQIVGETAFYGLDHVPQSKRDDLDYQFGDHDQSHAALVSHGLFQPFDLGDWDAEEVLTEANVDFDAMLLGDNHKPDKVEVAETWVTYCGSTERCSASEREDRGYNIVTFDGETTIARRGLDATRDFEFVEAILAEDEGIERVREKLRERDLEDAVVIVEIDGEGETVTPARVEEFALDAGALVARVKDRRERDEEEGDLDVSFADPDDAVRERVRDLGLSEAARSIDETVRTSKVADSNIRESVRNRVSELVAEGDLDAFESAPGTDSSGEEGEESEESEESEESDDSAGDVDEAAESDGDKIETDQTDDESDERAPDPNDPEAVEAVAEAAAEAESAERVEGTAEAKEAPEPPDDDSTAETDAADAAEGTLEEYL; encoded by the coding sequence ATGACACGGGTGATACACACGGGGGACACCCATCTCGGGTACCAGCAGTACCACTCCCCCGAGCGCCGGGAGGACTTCCTCCGGGCCTTCGAGCAGGTCGTAACGGACGCCATCGAGGAGAACGTAGATGCCGTGGTCCACGCTGGCGACCTGTTTCACGACCGTCGCCCGGACCTGAACGCGCTCCACGGAACCATCTCGGTCCTGCGTCGCCTCCGCGAGGCCGACATCCCGTTTCTCGCCGTCGTCGGCAACCACGAGGGGACGCGGGGCCGCCAGTGGCTCGACCTCTTCGAGATGCTGGGGTTGGCCACACGACTCGGCGACGACCCCCAAATCGTCGGCGAGACCGCATTCTACGGTCTCGACCACGTTCCCCAGTCCAAGCGCGACGACCTCGACTACCAGTTCGGCGACCACGACCAATCACACGCCGCGCTGGTGAGCCACGGTCTGTTTCAGCCCTTCGACCTCGGTGACTGGGACGCCGAGGAGGTGCTGACCGAAGCGAACGTCGATTTCGATGCGATGTTGCTCGGCGACAACCACAAGCCCGACAAGGTGGAGGTCGCCGAGACGTGGGTCACCTACTGTGGCTCGACCGAGCGCTGTAGCGCCAGCGAGCGCGAGGACCGGGGCTACAACATCGTGACCTTCGACGGCGAGACCACCATCGCCCGGCGGGGTCTCGACGCGACGCGCGACTTCGAGTTCGTCGAGGCGATCCTCGCCGAGGACGAGGGCATCGAGCGCGTCCGCGAGAAACTCCGGGAGCGCGACCTCGAAGACGCGGTCGTCATCGTGGAAATCGACGGCGAGGGCGAGACGGTCACGCCCGCCCGCGTCGAGGAGTTCGCGCTCGATGCTGGCGCGCTGGTCGCTCGCGTCAAGGACCGCCGTGAGCGAGACGAGGAGGAGGGCGACCTCGACGTGTCGTTCGCGGACCCCGACGACGCCGTGCGCGAGCGCGTCCGCGACCTCGGCCTGAGCGAGGCCGCCCGCAGCATCGACGAGACCGTTCGCACGAGCAAGGTCGCCGACTCGAACATCCGGGAGTCGGTCCGGAATCGCGTGAGCGAACTGGTCGCCGAGGGCGACCTCGACGCCTTCGAGTCTGCGCCCGGAACGGACTCCTCGGGCGAGGAAGGCGAGGAAAGCGAGGAAAGCGAGGAAAGCGAGGAAAGCGACGACTCCGCGGGCGATGTGGACGAGGCCGCCGAAAGCGACGGTGACAAAATCGAGACCGACCAGACCGACGACGAAAGCGACGAGAGAGCGCCCGACCCGAACGACCCCGAAGCCGTGGAAGCGGTCGCGGAGGCCGCGGCGGAAGCCGAATCTGCGGAGAGAGTTGAAGGAACCGCAGAAGCCAAAGAAGCCCCAGAACCGCCGGATGACGATTCTACGGCGGAGACCGACGCCGCGGACGCGGCGGAGGGAACGCTGGAGGAGTACCTATGA